The following nucleotide sequence is from Streptomyces pactum.
CGAGCCCGACCGCGGCCACCACCGCGCCCAGCACGTCCCACGGACCGTTGCGGTCGCCGGCCGACTCCGGCAGCAGCCAGCGGCCCACCGGCAGCGCGACCGCCATCAGCGGGATGTTGATCAGGAAGACCGAGCCCCACCAGAAGTGCTCCAGCAGGAAGCCGCCGAGCAGCGGTCCGCCGGCCGCGCCGATCCCGGCGACCGCGCTCCAGATGCCGATCGCCAGGGCGCGCTCCCGGCGGTCCGGGAAGACCTGCCGCAGGATGGACAGCGTGGCCGGCATGATCATGGCGCCGCCGATGCCGAGCAGCGCCCGGGCCACGATGAGGACCTGCGGGGAGCCGGCGAAGGCGGCCAGCGCCGAGGCCGCGCCGAACAGGGCGTAGCCCAGCAGCAGGATGCGGCGGCGCCCCACCCGGTCGCCGAGGGTGCCGAAGAGGATCAGCAGCGAGGCGCAGACCAGCGGATAGGCATCGACGATCCACAGCAGCTCGATGGCGCCCGGCCGCAGATCCGCGCTCACGGCGGGGACCGCGACATGCAGCACCGTGCCGTCGACGGCGACGAGCAGCAGGCTGACGCAGAGCACGACGAGCACGAACCAGCGGTTGGCTGCGCCACCGGTGGCCGTACCGCGCCGTTGCCGGGGAACGCCCGCCGCCCGCCGATCGCCGGCCGTGGTCGTCCCGGACATGTACGCACCTCCCTGTGTTGCGCTCGCGGCCGAGATTCGGGCACGGCGGGGAACTCGGCATGCGAGGAGGGCATGCGGTGGTCCCGGTGGCCCGGTGGCAAAGGCGAGTGAGACGTCAGAGTACGCGAGTCCCCGTGTGCGCCGTATGCCCCAGGTCATGTTGGCGCCCGTCACCCGCCGCGGGCCGGCCACCCGGCCGCCGCCACCGGCCCGCCGGCCCCGCCCACCAGCAACGCTCCGGGCGGCATACCGGCCCGCGGCGCACAGCCCGGCCCCCGCGGCGCCGGCCCGGCCCGGCCCCGTCGTCCCCAGCCGTCACCCTTGCGGGTGACGGGATTCTCCCGGGCGGCATCGCTGTCCACAGGCGGCCGACCGGTGGACCGCGATGGCCGATAATCAAGATCATGACCGAACTGGCCGCTCCTTCCGCCGTCGCGCGGGGCCCCGGTGCCGGTGCCGCGCCCGGTGCGCTGCGCCGGGCCGCCCCCGCGCTCCTGGTGTACGCCGGGACGCGGGCCATGGGGCTGGTGGTTCTCGCCGTGTGGGCGGCGGTCGCGGACCGCAGCGCCCACCAGTTGCTCGCCGAGCGGTGGGACTCGCTGTGGTACGCCCGCATCGCGGACGGCGGGTACGGCCACTCGGTGTCGATGCCGGACGGTTCGGTCCACTCCGATCTGGCCTTCTTCCCGATGCTTCCGTGGCTGGAGCGGTTGCTGGCGGCCCTCGGCCCGCTGTCCGCGGCAGACGCCGGGCTGCTGGTGAGCGCGGTCGCCTCGCTCTTCGCGGCCTGGGGGCTGTTCGCGGTCGGCGACCGGGTCGCCGGCCCCCGGGCCGGGGTGACGCTGGTCACCCTGTGGGCGGTGCTGCCGGTCGGCATCGTGCAGTCCATGGCGTACTCCGAGTCGCTGTTCACCGCCCTGGCGGCGTGGTCGCTGTACGCCCTGCTGGACCGGCGCTGGGTGCTGGCCGGGGCGCTCGCCGCGCTGGCCGGGCTGACCCGGCCGGTGGGCGCGGCGGTGGTGGCGGCCGTGTGGCTCACGGCCGGGGCGGAGCTGGCGCGGGACGCCGGACGGCGGCGGCGCTGGTGGCACGAGCGGGCGATGCTCGCCGGGGTGGCCCTGGCGCCGCTGGGCTGGGCCGGTTACGTGGCGTGGGTGAGCGTGCGGACCGGCAGCCCGGCCGGCTACCTGGACGTCCAGGCCGGCTGGGGTAACGGATTCGACGGCGGGCTCGCCTTCGCCTCGTTCATCGTCGAGCGGCTCCTCTCCGAGGCGTTCCCCGCCGGCGCGGCCCTGCTCGCCGGGGTGGGTGTCCTGCTGTGGCTGTTCGCGGTCGCGATACGGCAGCGCCTGCCGCTGCCGCTGCTGGTGTACGCCGGGGTGGTGCTGACCCTGGCGCTGACGGCCAAGGGGTACTTCGGTTCCAAGCCGCGTCTGCTGATACCCGCGTTCCCGCTGCTGCTGCCGGTGGCGACCGCGCTGGCCGGCCGGCGCCCGGCCCGCACGGCGCTGGTGCTGGGCTCGGCGGCGCTGGGGTCGGCGGTGTACGGGGCCTTCTGGCTGCACGGCTCCGGACCGCCGTGAGCCGCCGCGCCGGGGCAGCCGGTCGGGCCACGGCCGTCGGGTGGGCCGGTGCAGTCACGCCGGTGGGGTCACGGCCGTCGGGTGGGCCGGTGCACTCACGCCGGTCGGGCCACGGTCGCCGGGCCGCGCCGGTCGGGCCACGCCGGTGGGGTCATGGTCGTCGGGCCCACCAGGCCCCCGGTCCGGCACGGCCTGCGCGCCGGTGCGCCGGGCGGCTGGCACGGCCGGGCGGGTCGGCGGGCACGGCCGCCGGGCTGGCGGCGGCGACGGAGTGCGGCGGCCGGGCGAGTGGCGGCCGACGGCGGCGGGTGACCAACACCCGGCGGCCGCCGGCCCCCGACCCGGCGGCACGGCGGGCGCGCCCCGAGGCGGCACCGCGCCCGGCGCCACGGGAAGGCGACACCCGGGGAAACTCCACGGAACGGGAAGGGAAATCAGCCATAAAGCCCATCCCCCGAAAAGCATAAAAGGGGAGCGTCGGCTCCCC
It contains:
- a CDS encoding glycosyltransferase family 39 protein, coding for MTELAAPSAVARGPGAGAAPGALRRAAPALLVYAGTRAMGLVVLAVWAAVADRSAHQLLAERWDSLWYARIADGGYGHSVSMPDGSVHSDLAFFPMLPWLERLLAALGPLSAADAGLLVSAVASLFAAWGLFAVGDRVAGPRAGVTLVTLWAVLPVGIVQSMAYSESLFTALAAWSLYALLDRRWVLAGALAALAGLTRPVGAAVVAAVWLTAGAELARDAGRRRRWWHERAMLAGVALAPLGWAGYVAWVSVRTGSPAGYLDVQAGWGNGFDGGLAFASFIVERLLSEAFPAGAALLAGVGVLLWLFAVAIRQRLPLPLLVYAGVVLTLALTAKGYFGSKPRLLIPAFPLLLPVATALAGRRPARTALVLGSAALGSAVYGAFWLHGSGPP